CATCTGTATTTGGATAGTTTTACTGAATCTACATCCATTGTAGAGTAGTTAGGAAAGCTCATTCCTAGGATTCTTTCTACAAAATATCCAGAAGCGAGAGCCATGAAATAGGGAATTTTCATTTTAGGCTTAGGAACTCCTGTGATTTCTTCAAGCAATGTAAATAGCTCAAGAAGAGTGAAATTCTCATTGCCTAAAATATATCTTTCTCCAGGCCGTCCTTTTTCTACTGCCAGAAGATGGCCATCAGCAACATCTTCAACATCGACCATATTGAGGGTGCCGTCCATGTAGCCCGGGTATTTCTTTTTATAAAACCATAGGATAAATGCCGTACTTGATAAATATATATCTCCAGGCCCGATCACGGTTGCAGGGTTTACCACTACAACGGGCAGACCTTTGTCATTAAACTCAAGAGCTATACTTTCAGCCTTCCTTTTTGTATCCAGATACTTTACTCCCAAAAAGTCGAGCTGATAGGGTGTATCTTCATTAGCTACTCCGCCGTTTAGGTCAACCCCTATAGCAGCAATACTGCTTGTATGAACCACTTTTGAAACGCCGGCTTTAAGAGCCTGCTCCATAACATTTTTAGTTCCCTGAACATTTACTGCTTCCATCTTCTCATAGTCCTCTTTTCTAAAAGAAGCAACACCCGCGGTGTGGTAAACAGTGTCACAGTCTTTAACTGCAGCAGCTACAGAATCAAGATCTAGCACATCGCCGTAGACCCTTTCGACATCGATGTCATCGATATTTGAGGTACGGCTTGATTCTCTAAGCAGCACTTTTACATGCTCGCCTCTATCTACTAACTTCTTTGCAATATGAGATCCAATAAAACCTGTTGCTCCAGTAACTAGAGCTGCCATATAAATTCCTCCATTTAAAAAATAAGAACACTCAATAAATTACATAAATCTAAAAAACTTACTATTTATTTCAAATAATTATCCCTGGGCCATTGTGTTCGAATTTTATCAATGTATATTTTTTAAGGCAAACCATGAGCGAAACTCCGATGCAGTTAGAAGAATTACTAAGGGACAGACAGTTCGATGAGGGCGAGAAAAGGCTTAAAAAAGCCTTAGAAATAGCCCAAAGAGAATGGGAAAATGTTAGGTCCTCTCTTAAGCTTGCGGGTGATATTGGAGAGTTTAACAAAGAAGACTTCATGATCGGCGTAATTGAAGAAGACGTCATTATAAGAGAGCCGGAACTAAGCCCGACTAAATCTGTCTCAGTGTACTCACCAACTTTCTACCCGATGTACTTTGTTCAAAATTTACTCACCATGGATGAAAAACTTTCCAAAGAAGGCTACAAAACAATTGAGGCTCTTTATGTTTTTGTTGAGCTTGCCACTAAGGCCTCTGAGCGTTTAGGGCTGACAGGGTCATTCTCAATGTGTTTTGGCGCAGGTTATGGTAGCGCAAGAACTGGATGGATTGCTGAGAAGGGCTATCCTCTTGAGCGTGAACTATTTGTAAAAATGTTTTTTAAAAATAGATCTACTACCTACGACTGGGATTTTTACTGGGCTTCCGTAAGAGAGAATTTATCCCAGATTTTCTCCAAGTTTGAGTCCTGGCAGAATGATGAGGATCTATATAAGAAAGAAGTTAAATCTCAGGCTGTTACAAAACCAATGCTTGTTTAGTTTCTAATAAGCAGATTATTCAAAATCTTCATAATCAGGCGCTAAGTTTTCAAAACTAGGGACGCCTCTTTTTTCTAAGAATGCTAGCTTAACACTTCCTGTTGGACCGTTTCTTTGTTTCCCGATTATTAATTCTGCAATGCCGTCCTTTTCTTCGGGATCTTTTCTGTATACATCAGCGCGGTGAATAAACATTACAAGGTCAGCGTCCTGCTCAATTGCACCTGACTCACGAAGATCCGCTAGTTGGGGCCTGCGGTCTGAGCGGGTCTCGGTTTGACGGCTTAGCTGAGAGATTGCAATTACCGGAATTGAAAGCTCCTTGGCAAGTGCTTTAAGTGATCCTGAGATCTCTGCTATCTCACGTTCTCTGGACTCGACCCTTCGGCTTCCCCGCATGAGTTGAAGATAATCTACAATAATAAGATCAAGCCCTTTGTCTCTTTGCTGGCGCCGCGCTTTTGCGCGGATTTCTAACACACTAATAGCTGGTGTGTCGTCTATGTAAATCTTAGACTGACCAAGCTCGTCTGCTGCCTGGACCAATCGTTCTAGGTCCTCATCTTTTATATAGCCGCTTCGTATGCTTGAGTAATTTACTTTGGATTTATTAGAGAGCATTCTGAGCATTAGCTGTTCTTTGGTCATCTCTAGTGAGAAAATTCCTATTGCCATGCCGTGCTCTAGCGCAGCATGAGCCGCTATATTAAGGGAAAGAGAGGTCTTTCCCAGTCCAGGTCGTGCCGCAACAATTATTAAATCAGCAGGCTGAAGACCTGATGTCATATAATCTAATTTTTCAAAACCCGTTGGGATTCCCGTGATGAGCTCTTTTCTTGCATGGAGCTCCTCTATAAGCTCAAGAGCTTTATTTGCAAGGTACCTTGAGTCATAGAAGCTGGGCTTAATTTTGTTCTGCGATATGTCCAGTATTGTGTGCTCTGCGCGGTCAATAAACTCATCAAGGTCAACATTCTCGTCGTTTCCTCTGTGGGCAATATCGGTTGCGGCCATAACGAGATTTCTGACAATGGACTTTTCTTTAACAAGCTTCGCATAGTAGTCTACGTTCTCGGTTGTTGGCACTAGCTCAGTTAGATATGTGAGATAGCTGCTCTCTCCTACTTCTTCGAGCAAATTCCCGTTTGATTTTAAATGGTCAAATAGTGTTAGAAGGTCAATTGGTTTGTTATCGCGGTCAAGATCGATCATTGCTAAAAAGATCTTTCTATGAGCATCTTTATAAAAGTCTTCCGGGATCAGGACCTCTAGTACCTGATTTATGACATTGCTCTCTAAAAGTATTGCTCCCAGCACCGCCTGTTCGGCCTCGATATTTTGCGGGAGCGGTCTTGTTAACATCTCCATAGCTCTATTTTAAAACACAAACCCTTTTATATTCAATATTTAAATTACCCCTTGGGAAGATTAAATACTACTACTCAACAATTACAATACCTATATCCATTACGTTTGTGCCTGTTGGGCCGGTGATAACCAAATCGCCAAGCTTCTCAAAAAAATCATATGAGTTGTTTTGTGCAAGGTGCTCTCTTGCGCTTACGCCCATTTCCCTGGCGCTTAATCTGCTTTGGCCATCGCATATCGCGCCTGCTGCATCAATTGGCCCGTCAATCCCGTCAGTATCACAAAATAGCCCGACTATATCGTGTCCGATAATTTCCATGCAAAATGATAGAGCTGTCTCTGTGCTTCTTCCGCCCTTGCCCATGCTGTGAACACTAAC
This portion of the Thermodesulfobacteriota bacterium genome encodes:
- a CDS encoding SDR family oxidoreductase, which translates into the protein MAALVTGATGFIGSHIAKKLVDRGEHVKVLLRESSRTSNIDDIDVERVYGDVLDLDSVAAAVKDCDTVYHTAGVASFRKEDYEKMEAVNVQGTKNVMEQALKAGVSKVVHTSSIAAIGVDLNGGVANEDTPYQLDFLGVKYLDTKRKAESIALEFNDKGLPVVVVNPATVIGPGDIYLSSTAFILWFYKKKYPGYMDGTLNMVDVEDVADGHLLAVEKGRPGERYILGNENFTLLELFTLLEEITGVPKPKMKIPYFMALASGYFVERILGMSFPNYSTMDVDSVKLSKYRWHFDSSKAKRELGYAPSDIQESINNTITWFRDNGYLEK
- the dnaB gene encoding replicative DNA helicase — encoded protein: MEMLTRPLPQNIEAEQAVLGAILLESNVINQVLEVLIPEDFYKDAHRKIFLAMIDLDRDNKPIDLLTLFDHLKSNGNLLEEVGESSYLTYLTELVPTTENVDYYAKLVKEKSIVRNLVMAATDIAHRGNDENVDLDEFIDRAEHTILDISQNKIKPSFYDSRYLANKALELIEELHARKELITGIPTGFEKLDYMTSGLQPADLIIVAARPGLGKTSLSLNIAAHAALEHGMAIGIFSLEMTKEQLMLRMLSNKSKVNYSSIRSGYIKDEDLERLVQAADELGQSKIYIDDTPAISVLEIRAKARRQQRDKGLDLIIVDYLQLMRGSRRVESREREIAEISGSLKALAKELSIPVIAISQLSRQTETRSDRRPQLADLRESGAIEQDADLVMFIHRADVYRKDPEEKDGIAELIIGKQRNGPTGSVKLAFLEKRGVPSFENLAPDYEDFE